A single window of Macrobrachium nipponense isolate FS-2020 chromosome 31, ASM1510439v2, whole genome shotgun sequence DNA harbors:
- the LOC135206803 gene encoding CLIP domain-containing serine protease B4-like, with translation SPPPRRSPTSCPPRPPSRPESCYAAGIADQFREGPLLSVLIQRRFLLIAAHCVLDPDRPVRRLRLGNLRPVDYEVSRVIIHPNYKLNTHERYNDVALLQTKEAIQFNEEVYPSCLTDQRPPAGSAVTDNGSDLAPAQRDEGNLEIVHPLQCEILYKSEGMANSLRVQYPRFIRDTDILCANFRGNNRCEKSTRGPLFLDESGRRFLIGFVSKDASCRRTAAASISLPGFLHKRWADHINSSTASFILKCPFSHTVFPLWTKWYVTVLKG, from the exons TCACCACCACCACGAAGATCACCAACGTCATGCCCTCCGCGACCTCCCTCACGACCAGAGTCGTGCTATGCTGCGGGAATCGCCGATCAATTTCGGGAAGGACCACTGCTCTCCGTCCTGATTCAGAGGAGGTTCCTGCTCATCGCTGCGCATTGCGTTCTTGATCCTGACAGGCC CGTTAGACGGCTTCGCCTGGGAAACCTGAGGCCTGTCGATTATGAGGTGTCTAGGGTCATCATTCATCCAAACTACAA ACTTAATACCCATGAGCGGTATAACGACGTAGCCCTTCTTCAGACTAAAGAAGCCATCCAGTTCAATGAGGAGGTTTATCCATCTTGCCTGACAGACCAGAGGCCTCCTGCTGGCTCTGCAGTTACAGATAACGGCTCAG ATCTCGCGCCTGCGCAAAGGGACGAAGGCAACCTGGAAATAGTGCACCCGCTCCAGTGCGAGATCCTCTACAAGAGCGAAGGGATGGCGAACTCGCTCAGAGTTCAATATCCTCGGTTCATTCGGGACACAGACATCCTTTGCGCCAATTTTCGAGGAAATAATCGATGTGAA AAGAGCACGAGAGGTCCTCTCTTCCTAGACGAGTCGGGGCGTCGGTTCCTCATCGGCTTCGTCAGCAAAGACGCCTCGTGCAGGCGAACAGCCGCCGCCTCCATCAGCCTTCCTGGATTTTTACACAAGCGGTGGGCGGACCATATTAACTCATCAACAGCATCATTTATCCTTAAATGTCCATTTTCCCACACCGTCTTTCCTTTGTGGACAAAGTGGTATGTTACGGTACTGAAGGGTTAA
- the LOC135206801 gene encoding uncharacterized protein LOC135206801 produces MSSFGIEIIPLYRIMLNHLIRMGQKDVVWLYRLVWLGLLLTLADMAKTPPLDDQCESSTESNSATTEPLTPAATATIENSTTTSSSSLTSEPPLDNFTSESLTTVTATTIIENASTKSSSSLSSEPPLDIFTSESLTTVTATTNIENATTTSSSSLTSEPPLDIITSESLSTVTSPSSSTASVSDSTNTETSLSTSTLSSSPSITGTVPSTTPHFTTDLFSTSVPEDLTTYPLNSTSTTQSISISKASTDSTEPLAKTAATDTVSASAQSINQTSVSTLSSELHNRTDLTVPTSTPLVEELILEQGTVSENPTTTQSTVLTTQLETNATTLLSNPPSTPCQSQPLLN; encoded by the exons ATGTCTTCCTTTGGAATTGAAATAATCCCACTATACAGAATAATGCTAAATCACCTCATTAG AATGGGTCAGAAAGACGTTGTGTGGCTGTACCGTTTGGTTTGGTTGGGTTTACTCCTAACACTAG CTGATATGGCCAAGACTCCGCCACTAGATGATCAGTGTGAAAGTAGTACAGAGTCAA ACTCCGCTACCACAGAACCTTTAACTCCTGCTGCAACTGCCACCATTGAAAATAGCACCACCACATCGTCATCATCACTAACTAGTGAACCACCCTTAGACAATTTTACTTCAGAATCATTAACCACTGTCACTGCAACTACCATCATTGAAAATGCTAGCACTAAATCGTCATCATCACTAAGTAGTGAACCACCCTTAGACATTTTTACTTCAGAATCATTAACCACCGTTACTGCAACTACCAACATTGAAAATGCTACCACCACATCGTCATCATCACTAACTAGTGAACCACCCTTAGACATTATTACTTCAGAATCATTAAGCACCGTTACATCTCCTTCATCATCTACCGCTTCAGTTTCAGATTCTACTAACACAGAAACCTCACTATCAACAAGTACATTGTCCTCATCACCTAGTATAACTGGCACAGTACCGTCTACAACACCTCACTTTACAACTGACCTCTTCTCCACatcagttccagaggatcttACTACTTATCCATTAAACAGCACATCAACAACTCAGTCCATCTCAATCAGTAAAGCTTCAACTGACAGCACAGAACCACTAGCCA AAACAGCTGCTACAGACACAGTTTCCGCAAGTGCACAATCAATAAATCAGACAAGTGTCTCAACTCTGTCATCTGAATTACATAACAGAACAGATTTAACGGTGCCAACATCCACACCACTTGTAGAAGAACTCATATTAGAACAAGGTACTGTCTCAGAAAATCCTACTACCACTCAGTCAACCGTTCTTACAACACAGTTGGAAACAAATGCTACAACGTTACTTTCAAATCCTCCATCAACACCCTGCCAGTCACAGCCTCTACTGAATTAA